In one Thermoplasmataceae archaeon genomic region, the following are encoded:
- a CDS encoding SDR family oxidoreductase: protein MTGKLEGRIVVVTGAAMGIGKATAMAVAREGARVAICDFNDKEGKSTENAINSRNGQAKFYHLDVSRENEIKEGFNRISKDLGPIYGLVNNAGIAGTSKPTHEISLEEWNRVIEINLNGVFLCTKYAIPDMLRMKSGSIVNLSSIYGIVGSQDAPPYHASKGAVRLMTKVDALLYAKSGIRVNSVHPGFIDTPMVQGFAESAGNKNEILNALKALHPMGRLGRPEEIANGIIFLLSDESSFMTGSELVIDGGYTAQ from the coding sequence GTGACTGGAAAGCTGGAAGGTAGAATTGTGGTTGTTACGGGTGCTGCGATGGGCATTGGAAAAGCAACAGCGATGGCTGTAGCCAGGGAGGGGGCGAGAGTTGCAATCTGTGATTTTAACGACAAAGAGGGAAAATCCACGGAGAATGCAATCAATAGCAGAAACGGTCAAGCAAAATTTTACCACCTCGATGTTTCAAGGGAAAATGAAATAAAGGAAGGCTTTAACAGAATCTCAAAGGATCTGGGTCCGATATATGGTCTTGTAAATAACGCTGGAATCGCTGGTACGAGCAAACCCACGCACGAAATTTCTCTTGAGGAGTGGAATAGGGTCATAGAAATAAATCTCAACGGAGTTTTCCTATGCACAAAATACGCTATACCAGACATGTTGAGAATGAAGAGCGGAAGCATAGTGAACCTTTCATCCATATATGGTATCGTTGGATCGCAGGATGCGCCACCATACCACGCCTCAAAGGGTGCTGTTAGGCTGATGACCAAAGTAGACGCCCTACTTTATGCAAAAAGCGGAATAAGGGTAAACTCCGTTCATCCAGGATTCATAGATACCCCGATGGTTCAGGGATTCGCAGAATCGGCTGGAAACAAAAATGAAATCCTCAATGCACTTAAGGCACTTCACCCGATGGGAAGGCTCGGAAGGCCTGAGGAGATCGCAAATGGAATTATCTTCCTGTTAAGTGACGAATCATCGTTCATGACAGGTTCGGAACTCGTAATAGATGGCGGATACACCGCCCAGTGA
- a CDS encoding 30S ribosomal protein S3ae has translation MATEKGQKKGKDKWKEKTWYTLVSPNYLGGKELTTTPASSADFIIGRNIEIPVSDFTGNFKRSSAKIVFRVVSCQGTKCETMFLGHSINDDYIRRMVRRRKERIDIITPLNSTDGYKLAVKTVIVTDGKLTTSKRATIRKVTEDFLHSKSQPMNFQDLSRYVIGEEISNDIIEAAKDIYPIKKIEIRKSEVLAMGTTTETSPSETVPETTSEAVS, from the coding sequence ATGGCAACCGAGAAGGGTCAGAAAAAAGGCAAAGACAAGTGGAAAGAAAAAACATGGTATACTCTAGTTTCACCAAATTATCTTGGTGGAAAGGAGCTTACGACTACACCTGCAAGCAGTGCTGATTTCATAATAGGCAGGAATATAGAGATTCCAGTTTCAGATTTTACGGGTAACTTTAAAAGATCCAGTGCAAAGATAGTTTTTAGAGTTGTATCTTGCCAAGGTACTAAGTGTGAGACTATGTTTCTTGGTCACAGCATAAACGATGATTACATCAGGAGGATGGTCAGGAGAAGAAAAGAGAGGATAGATATCATCACCCCGTTGAACAGCACCGATGGTTACAAGCTAGCAGTGAAAACGGTGATAGTCACTGATGGGAAGCTAACTACCTCTAAGAGAGCTACAATCAGGAAAGTGACAGAAGACTTTCTTCATTCTAAGAGCCAGCCCATGAATTTCCAGGACCTTTCTAGATATGTCATTGGTGAAGAGATCTCAAATGATATTATAGAGGCAGCAAAAGACATCTATCCGATTAAGAAGATAGAAATAAGGAAGTCTGAGGTTCTCGCCATGGGAACAACTACTGAAACTTCTCCCTCAGAGACCGTGCCAGAAACTACTTCCGAAGCCGTCTCATAG
- a CDS encoding ABC transporter ATP-binding protein, translating into MANGSFFGRILWVFDPLLFGLKYLSKNKYAIYVVLGAAIVSTIARLYIPILIGDSVTSIEGLNLPHLEHFAILIVEVSVISGFFQFIVNYGSLYLGQTYSYNLRNNVFKHLLKKKFLFFENQTTGDLLSRTTMDIEASRNFITSTLSQLFPTVFMIIFGVYFLLTIDTLYAIVFIFSVPVMLYIGMVFQKKQRLHWRNIRGYYGRMNEELQENIIGQRVVRGFSAEEFEVEKFRGTTDSYYQEYIKVAELRGFYNNLLPLVLSAASTIILVYGGFFTMFSGIAVGPLVSALNIFALVSPSVSSMGRLVVFSENARAGIQRIGDILNESDIEDSVTGGSGAESSVISFENVTFLRGKRVILNNVTFSIPAGEFVGITGNTAAGKSTMVNLILRFYEPASGVLKLGGTDIRDIPLNVLRKFVTMVPQEVTLLSGTIRENIAYGSPEVTTEGVREAADIANISEFIEGLPEGYSTIIGERGITLSGGQKQRVAVARAIISHPRVLILDDATSSVDPETELEMFRKIKEKLTGTTIINVTHRHSSLKYADRILKVDRGSVILDSGDGEAAVRDLGTNDFSSGGEMDA; encoded by the coding sequence TTGGCAAATGGCAGTTTTTTTGGGAGAATTCTGTGGGTTTTCGACCCGTTGCTGTTCGGTCTGAAATATCTCTCTAAAAACAAGTACGCGATTTATGTTGTGTTGGGAGCCGCCATCGTATCAACAATTGCAAGATTGTACATTCCCATTCTGATTGGAGACTCAGTTACTTCAATCGAGGGACTTAACCTCCCTCACCTTGAACACTTTGCAATACTGATCGTAGAAGTCTCGGTCATTTCCGGCTTCTTTCAGTTCATTGTAAACTACGGCTCATTATATCTTGGGCAGACTTATTCATACAATCTTCGAAACAATGTTTTCAAGCACCTTTTAAAAAAGAAATTTCTTTTCTTCGAGAATCAGACCACTGGAGACCTGCTTTCGAGAACCACAATGGATATTGAAGCATCAAGGAATTTCATAACTTCAACACTTTCTCAGCTATTTCCAACAGTGTTTATGATTATTTTCGGGGTGTATTTCCTGCTGACAATTGATACTCTATATGCCATTGTCTTCATTTTTTCGGTTCCCGTGATGCTTTACATAGGGATGGTATTCCAGAAAAAACAAAGGTTACACTGGAGAAACATAAGGGGCTATTATGGGAGGATGAATGAAGAACTGCAGGAAAACATCATCGGGCAAAGAGTTGTGAGAGGGTTTTCTGCAGAGGAGTTCGAAGTCGAAAAATTCAGAGGTACCACCGACAGTTACTATCAAGAATATATCAAGGTCGCAGAGCTTAGGGGGTTCTACAATAATTTGCTCCCGCTGGTACTAAGTGCTGCCTCTACAATTATTCTGGTATATGGCGGGTTCTTCACCATGTTCTCTGGTATAGCCGTGGGCCCGCTTGTTTCGGCGTTAAATATATTCGCTCTTGTAAGCCCATCTGTGAGCTCCATGGGGAGACTCGTTGTATTCTCTGAAAATGCGAGGGCCGGTATACAGAGGATTGGGGACATACTAAATGAAAGTGACATTGAGGACTCCGTGACCGGTGGATCCGGTGCCGAATCATCAGTGATCTCTTTCGAAAATGTGACTTTTCTAAGGGGGAAGAGGGTTATACTTAACAACGTAACTTTTTCCATACCCGCGGGGGAATTTGTTGGGATAACTGGAAATACCGCGGCTGGGAAGAGCACCATGGTTAATTTAATTTTAAGGTTTTACGAACCAGCCTCTGGCGTACTGAAACTGGGAGGGACGGATATAAGGGATATTCCTTTGAACGTCCTGCGCAAGTTTGTCACAATGGTCCCTCAGGAGGTTACGCTGCTCTCAGGAACTATCAGGGAAAACATAGCTTATGGCTCCCCCGAAGTAACCACAGAAGGGGTAAGAGAGGCAGCGGACATTGCCAATATATCTGAATTTATAGAAGGTTTACCAGAAGGTTACTCCACAATCATAGGGGAGAGAGGAATCACTCTCTCTGGTGGGCAGAAACAGAGAGTCGCTGTGGCAAGGGCCATTATTAGTCATCCAAGAGTTCTCATACTTGATGATGCAACCTCAAGCGTGGATCCGGAAACAGAACTTGAGATGTTCAGGAAAATAAAGGAAAAACTAACCGGAACAACCATAATAAACGTAACCCACCGGCATTCTTCTCTAAAGTACGCGGATAGAATACTGAAAGTTGATCGCGGTTCTGTAATCCTCGATTCTGGAGACGGTGAAGCAGCGGTGAGGGATTTAGGAACTAACGATTTTTCCTCGGGGGGTGAAATGGACGCCTGA
- a CDS encoding ABC transporter ATP-binding protein, which yields MKWTPEAGSYDDREDQYFGKLDTRKSLIRLIHDIFSFKRDSRLVVISVAITAISGTLYPVSLGLAINSILSHNIPDLIFFGVAFFGLYLVQFFSNRIRTISSTKVAQATIKSMRDRALANIQKVPLTFFGKVKTGYLISRITNDGEALSEFLTFQLPQVVSGVVTVLVSISVMIYLNLTLTLYSLIVIPILIAFTFTIQPRVRKNYLRTRRTIAAITGNLSENINAIRLIKSFNTEDRTANNFNDLNRKNYAANLKANRLSSTYGAITGIIEALGIAIVIIAGGDQVFSGALSIGIMVAFVGYLQEFFAPVIQLSQTYTSYQSAIVGVGRIYAIIDSEVEPDSFSGRKEMIFNESIDLKEVSFAYDGENALNRVTIQIPKGSRIGIVGHTGAGKTTLSNILLKFYDIDSGSITVDGSDLKLIKTTSYRKIIAPVLQEQFLYRGTIYENINFNRPEIGRKNIDDLCSTFGFDKIFAGLEFGFDTNIGEMGRNLSEGQRQAVSIIRALVRDPEILIMDEPTSQIDPESEGIIKEALLKYLKGKTLILITHRFSMVSLVDKIIVLDHGNLVEEGKFEDLVKSNGIFAKLYRIQTEG from the coding sequence GTGAAATGGACGCCTGAAGCCGGATCTTATGACGACAGGGAAGATCAGTATTTCGGAAAGCTAGATACCAGGAAAAGCCTTATCAGGCTCATCCACGATATTTTTTCATTCAAGAGGGACAGCAGGCTGGTTGTTATTTCCGTGGCTATTACGGCCATATCCGGCACACTATACCCGGTATCGCTGGGGCTTGCAATAAATAGCATTCTCTCACATAATATTCCAGACTTAATTTTCTTCGGAGTAGCATTCTTTGGTCTTTATCTGGTTCAGTTCTTCTCAAACAGGATAAGAACAATATCATCCACAAAGGTTGCCCAGGCTACGATCAAGAGCATGCGGGATCGTGCTCTTGCAAACATACAGAAAGTTCCCCTGACATTCTTCGGTAAAGTTAAAACGGGTTATCTTATAAGCAGGATAACCAATGACGGTGAAGCACTGAGCGAATTCCTGACTTTTCAACTTCCTCAGGTAGTTTCAGGCGTGGTTACCGTATTAGTGTCAATTTCGGTTATGATTTATCTAAACCTTACTCTTACCCTTTATTCTTTGATCGTGATACCTATATTGATAGCATTTACGTTTACCATCCAGCCGAGGGTAAGAAAGAATTATCTGAGAACGAGAAGGACTATTGCTGCCATAACCGGCAATCTCAGCGAGAACATAAATGCAATAAGGCTCATAAAATCCTTCAATACTGAGGATAGGACCGCGAACAATTTCAACGACCTGAACAGAAAGAACTATGCTGCCAATTTGAAAGCAAACAGACTTTCATCGACATATGGAGCTATAACCGGCATTATTGAAGCACTGGGTATAGCTATAGTCATCATTGCGGGAGGAGATCAGGTTTTTTCTGGTGCATTGTCAATTGGGATTATGGTCGCTTTCGTCGGCTATTTGCAGGAGTTCTTTGCACCGGTAATTCAGCTCTCACAGACATACACATCATACCAGTCCGCTATTGTTGGTGTCGGAAGGATTTACGCCATAATAGACAGTGAGGTAGAACCGGACTCATTTTCAGGGAGAAAGGAAATGATCTTTAACGAGAGCATAGACCTGAAGGAAGTCAGCTTCGCCTACGACGGCGAGAACGCACTCAACCGCGTCACGATCCAGATCCCAAAGGGTTCTAGGATAGGCATCGTTGGCCATACCGGTGCCGGGAAAACGACACTGAGCAATATACTCCTGAAATTCTACGACATAGACAGCGGATCAATAACGGTGGATGGGAGTGACCTGAAATTAATCAAGACCACCAGTTACAGGAAGATCATCGCACCTGTGCTTCAGGAACAGTTCCTGTACCGCGGCACGATATATGAAAACATAAACTTTAACAGGCCTGAGATAGGCAGGAAAAACATCGACGATCTTTGCAGCACCTTTGGATTTGACAAGATATTTGCGGGACTCGAATTCGGGTTTGATACGAATATAGGTGAAATGGGCAGGAACCTCTCAGAGGGACAGAGACAGGCTGTATCCATTATCAGGGCACTGGTCAGGGACCCCGAGATACTGATTATGGACGAACCCACTTCTCAGATTGATCCCGAATCCGAAGGGATTATAAAGGAAGCCCTTTTAAAATACCTGAAGGGAAAAACACTGATACTCATTACCCACCGTTTCAGCATGGTTTCACTGGTGGATAAAATAATAGTACTGGATCATGGGAATCTCGTAGAGGAGGGTAAGTTTGAAGACCTCGTAAAATCAAATGGGATCTTCGCTAAACTCTACAGGATCCAGACGGAAGGATGA
- a CDS encoding peptidylprolyl isomerase: MSTVLIETNVGNIKLELFEDKMPLTAGNFRKLVESKFYDGTIFHRVIPNFMIQGGDPTGTGMGGPGYSIKDEFTKTNRNDRGTISMANAGPNTGGSQFFINVVNNNYLDGKHPVFGKVIDGMNVVDSISKAKTDNNDSPQNKIFIKTARIL; the protein is encoded by the coding sequence ATGTCTACAGTCCTTATAGAAACTAATGTTGGGAATATAAAACTGGAACTTTTCGAAGATAAGATGCCGTTAACGGCGGGGAACTTCAGGAAACTGGTAGAGAGCAAATTCTATGATGGTACCATATTCCATAGGGTAATACCTAATTTCATGATACAGGGCGGAGACCCAACCGGCACTGGAATGGGAGGGCCTGGCTACAGTATCAAGGACGAATTTACGAAGACAAATAGAAACGACAGGGGAACAATTTCAATGGCAAATGCAGGCCCTAACACCGGTGGGAGCCAGTTTTTTATAAACGTTGTCAACAATAATTACCTTGACGGAAAACACCCAGTGTTTGGAAAAGTTATCGATGGCATGAACGTGGTGGACTCGATAAGCAAGGCAAAAACTGATAACAACGATAGCCCCCAGAACAAGATATTTATCAAAACAGCCAGAATTCTCTGA
- a CDS encoding thiolase family protein, whose translation MEKRGMAGDVYVVESKRTAIGKRNGKFKNKHPVDLLSDLMKNVVGSNDAYFPLVEDVIIGCVTQSGEQSTNIARNAWLSAGYPESVPGTTIDRQCGSSLQAATFASYGIMSGNYDFVVAGGVESMTRVPMYSNFNNGYSPLSEGIRKRYGMDGGWFSQAAGAEMIAKKWNISRGDLDNMGARSHRLAYQSKERTSREIVKVSSSLDDGTEILVSEDEGVREKIDMDKMAKLPPAFPGLTMITAGNSSQISDGASLAILASKKAVDEHGLRPRARIISSAAVGVDPVTMLTGPIPVTKKVLQKAGMKIDDIDLFEVNEAFASVVLAWQKEFHVPSENLNVHGGAIAIGHPLGATGTRILSTMINALEMEKKKTGLIAICEGGGMANGLIVERL comes from the coding sequence TTGGAAAAACGTGGCATGGCCGGTGATGTGTATGTGGTGGAATCCAAGAGAACAGCAATTGGCAAGCGTAATGGAAAATTCAAGAACAAGCATCCAGTGGACCTTCTTTCCGATCTCATGAAAAATGTTGTCGGGAGTAATGATGCCTACTTTCCTCTGGTGGAGGATGTCATCATTGGTTGTGTTACTCAGAGTGGAGAGCAATCTACTAACATTGCAAGGAATGCATGGCTTTCCGCAGGTTATCCTGAATCTGTTCCCGGCACTACCATAGACAGGCAATGTGGATCCAGTCTCCAGGCCGCAACCTTCGCTTCGTATGGAATAATGTCAGGGAATTACGATTTTGTTGTCGCTGGCGGGGTGGAGTCAATGACCCGTGTCCCGATGTACAGCAATTTCAATAATGGGTATTCCCCTCTATCGGAAGGAATAAGAAAAAGATACGGAATGGATGGCGGGTGGTTCAGCCAGGCTGCTGGAGCGGAAATGATTGCAAAAAAATGGAACATATCTAGGGGAGATCTGGATAATATGGGAGCGCGCAGTCACAGACTCGCCTACCAGTCAAAGGAAAGGACCAGCAGAGAGATAGTAAAGGTCAGTTCCAGTCTGGACGATGGCACTGAAATATTGGTTTCCGAGGACGAGGGGGTACGAGAAAAAATAGACATGGACAAAATGGCGAAACTCCCGCCTGCGTTTCCGGGACTTACCATGATCACGGCCGGGAACTCAAGCCAGATCTCGGACGGAGCAAGCCTCGCCATCCTGGCTTCAAAAAAAGCTGTGGACGAACATGGTCTTCGTCCTAGGGCCAGGATCATCTCATCCGCGGCTGTCGGTGTTGACCCGGTTACCATGCTCACCGGCCCAATTCCCGTAACTAAAAAGGTACTCCAGAAAGCAGGCATGAAAATCGACGACATAGACCTTTTCGAGGTTAATGAGGCATTCGCTTCTGTGGTACTTGCGTGGCAGAAGGAGTTTCATGTGCCATCGGAAAACCTGAACGTACATGGCGGCGCCATAGCCATTGGTCATCCCCTTGGGGCCACTGGTACGAGAATCCTTTCAACAATGATTAACGCCTTAGAAATGGAAAAAAAGAAGACCGGGCTTATTGCAATATGCGAAGGTGGCGGAATGGCCAACGGCCTAATAGTGGAAAGATTATGA
- a CDS encoding 3-hydroxyacyl-CoA dehydrogenase yields the protein MDISGKAFVITGSASGLGAATAELIHSAGGNVVIADLDSEHGRAVAEKFSGIYVNTDVTSEDSVKNLFSRAIEKYGSVSGLVNCAGIAIGEKVVGKTGAHSLQSFTKVISVNLIGTFNAIRIFAEHAVNNSPDQGKERGVIVNTSSVAAFEGQIGQAAYSASKGGIVGMTLPIARDLAPFGIRVVTIAPGIFDTPLLGKMPEEVRESLGKQVPFPSRLGKPSEFAALAVHIIENPMLNGETIRLDGAIRMQPR from the coding sequence ATGGACATAAGTGGAAAGGCATTCGTTATCACTGGATCTGCATCTGGACTTGGGGCAGCCACAGCTGAACTCATCCATTCAGCTGGCGGGAATGTTGTAATAGCCGATCTGGACTCAGAACATGGAAGAGCAGTGGCAGAAAAGTTTAGCGGCATTTATGTAAATACAGACGTAACTAGCGAAGACAGTGTGAAGAACCTCTTCAGCAGAGCTATTGAAAAGTACGGATCAGTATCAGGACTCGTAAATTGTGCAGGTATAGCTATAGGAGAGAAAGTAGTCGGGAAGACGGGGGCCCACTCTCTTCAAAGTTTTACAAAGGTCATATCTGTTAACCTGATTGGTACATTCAACGCCATTCGCATATTTGCTGAGCATGCCGTGAACAATTCACCTGATCAGGGAAAGGAAAGAGGAGTCATAGTGAACACCTCATCGGTTGCGGCATTTGAGGGACAGATAGGACAGGCGGCTTATTCTGCCTCAAAGGGCGGAATAGTTGGAATGACTCTCCCAATAGCGCGCGATCTTGCACCTTTCGGAATTCGTGTGGTTACCATTGCCCCAGGCATATTCGACACACCGCTTCTCGGAAAGATGCCAGAGGAAGTAAGAGAAAGTCTGGGCAAACAGGTGCCATTCCCTTCCAGGCTCGGAAAGCCTTCGGAATTCGCAGCTCTGGCCGTTCATATCATAGAAAATCCAATGCTTAACGGTGAGACCATACGTCTAGACGGAGCCATAAGGATGCAGCCCCGTTAG
- a CDS encoding GntR family transcriptional regulator — MEKGLFIKVEFNSDIPLYQQIRDQIVEAIANGSLREGQIIPSARAMAKNLEINYHTVNKAYNILTLEGFISMNSKKQLLVLPASGAQVKRFLDDWSSVEISLINEARAMGFQPDKIMELLKKLVFSGKTGDQIT, encoded by the coding sequence ATGGAAAAGGGACTGTTTATCAAGGTAGAATTCAACTCTGATATACCACTTTATCAGCAAATACGGGACCAGATAGTTGAAGCAATTGCAAATGGCTCCCTTAGGGAGGGACAAATAATCCCATCTGCCAGAGCAATGGCTAAGAACCTTGAGATAAATTACCACACTGTCAACAAAGCTTACAATATACTGACTCTGGAAGGATTTATCAGCATGAACTCAAAGAAACAGCTTCTTGTTCTTCCTGCCAGTGGCGCTCAGGTGAAAAGATTTCTTGACGACTGGAGTTCGGTGGAAATCAGCCTGATAAACGAAGCTAGGGCCATGGGATTTCAACCGGACAAGATCATGGAGCTGTTGAAGAAACTTGTCTTTTCCGGTAAGACTGGTGATCAGATAACCTGA
- a CDS encoding DUF5808 domain-containing protein, protein MQLVAVEFPVIFFLIAALYWVVPYTSQNTIRFGVRIPPNRMHDPILVYFNALYRKRLEFATISIFFALIVVPTLFGAYQIELAAIFSEIIFAHVFFVLAHHSLARVKKERGWYQGIKEAAGIIILENNSTDRGDKIYSALLAMSALIIAATAIMGALMDSRILAQINILAEEGEATGLVYSSSLLNAFSISIAQTFLTALLALLSYVIMRSRQELEVFRPRTSYVQQYKFKRYTRYTIMASSIMINISFLLIAIIGWGLLNKSYSSLISYLPLSSLLVFFLPMILLGQQGSHIKVDFEEDYTSLANRNDDQYWKGGIFYFNPGDSSFVVANRFGVGWSMNFGNPLTWVVISFVVVGFLLTGVFFNAL, encoded by the coding sequence ATGCAGCTCGTGGCAGTAGAGTTCCCCGTAATTTTCTTCTTAATAGCTGCCCTATATTGGGTAGTGCCTTATACCTCACAAAACACTATCAGATTTGGTGTAAGGATACCGCCAAATAGGATGCATGATCCCATTTTGGTCTATTTCAATGCACTGTATCGCAAAAGGCTCGAGTTTGCCACAATTTCCATTTTTTTTGCGCTGATTGTAGTTCCGACTTTATTTGGAGCTTATCAGATCGAGCTTGCCGCAATTTTCTCCGAGATCATTTTCGCTCATGTATTTTTTGTTCTTGCTCATCACAGCCTGGCCAGGGTAAAAAAGGAAAGGGGGTGGTATCAGGGGATTAAGGAAGCGGCAGGTATAATAATATTAGAAAACAATAGCACCGATAGAGGTGACAAGATCTACAGTGCCCTCCTGGCAATGTCGGCTTTGATTATCGCGGCGACCGCAATAATGGGAGCTTTAATGGACTCCAGAATTCTTGCACAGATAAATATACTTGCCGAAGAGGGAGAGGCTACAGGACTGGTATATAGTTCAAGCCTGCTGAACGCGTTTTCAATATCAATCGCGCAAACTTTTCTGACCGCACTTCTGGCATTACTTTCATACGTGATAATGAGATCCAGACAGGAACTGGAAGTGTTTAGACCACGGACTTCCTATGTTCAGCAGTACAAATTCAAGAGATACACTAGGTACACAATAATGGCCTCTTCCATAATGATCAACATTTCGTTTCTTCTCATCGCGATAATAGGTTGGGGATTACTTAACAAGAGTTATTCATCACTGATTTCCTACCTTCCACTCAGCTCTCTTCTTGTCTTCTTTTTACCAATGATCCTCCTTGGACAGCAGGGGAGCCACATTAAAGTTGATTTCGAGGAAGATTATACGAGTCTTGCGAACAGGAACGATGACCAGTACTGGAAAGGAGGCATATTCTATTTCAACCCTGGAGACAGTTCTTTTGTGGTAGCGAACAGGTTTGGCGTTGGATGGTCTATGAATTTTGGAAATCCCCTGACCTGGGTTGTGATCTCTTTCGTCGTAGTAGGGTTTTTATTGACCGGAGTTTTCTTCAACGCCCTCTAA
- a CDS encoding DNA adenine methylase, translating into MEKFMKYLRLIKYPGAKSALIGDLLRLEKVAGPGVFVDVFGGSGTMALNLPTKRIVYNDINLRLVEMFRSIQLNPEVIYAGLKREIAKLDVGHKYVRYYISSETVGVVNNRKSIHESEIKRALDTILTYSKSFGGEGETYATSHEKSVVPYLAKTIGEFGKISERVRLWTLEDLDFREIIRKYDSSGTLFYLDPPYPGKRWYEASFSDIDYRDLSAALGSIEGNYVMNLDRVDDNLLEIFGFPTFTKTYGKTDMQRAHGKMKPRVVSFYTNLRMTR; encoded by the coding sequence TTGGAAAAGTTCATGAAATATTTGAGGCTCATCAAGTACCCGGGCGCAAAAAGCGCCCTTATAGGCGATCTGTTAAGGCTGGAGAAGGTAGCCGGACCAGGGGTATTCGTCGATGTCTTCGGTGGGTCAGGCACTATGGCATTGAATCTACCCACGAAGCGTATTGTTTACAATGACATAAACCTGCGATTGGTTGAAATGTTCCGATCAATTCAGCTGAATCCAGAGGTTATATACGCAGGGCTGAAGAGAGAAATTGCGAAATTGGATGTTGGTCACAAGTATGTTAGATATTATATATCCAGTGAAACAGTTGGGGTGGTAAATAACAGGAAATCAATACATGAATCAGAAATAAAAAGGGCGTTGGATACAATCCTGACTTACAGTAAAAGTTTCGGGGGTGAGGGTGAAACCTATGCAACCAGTCACGAAAAATCGGTGGTTCCATATCTGGCCAAGACCATTGGAGAATTTGGGAAAATATCTGAACGGGTTAGATTGTGGACACTTGAAGACCTTGATTTTCGTGAGATAATCCGGAAATACGATTCCAGTGGGACTCTATTTTATCTTGACCCTCCATACCCCGGGAAGAGATGGTATGAAGCGTCATTTTCTGATATTGATTACAGGGACTTATCCGCAGCTCTCGGATCCATAGAGGGAAACTATGTCATGAATTTAGATCGCGTTGACGACAATCTCCTTGAAATATTCGGGTTTCCAACGTTCACGAAGACATATGGGAAAACGGATATGCAAAGAGCACACGGAAAAATGAAACCCAGAGTGGTGTCATTCTACACAAACTTACGTATGACAAGGTAA
- a CDS encoding aldo/keto reductase, with product MKSKKLGNTGIIVSELCLGTMTFGWQADESSSHKILSQFFENGGNFIDTADVYSDGKSEEIIGKWLEGNDRENVILATKSRFRTGAGKNSVGLTRKHLYSGVKASLKRLHTDYIDILQTHAWDPLTPLEETFGALNSLVEEGLIRYVGISNFRGWQFEKALQLCKSKGWSLPISIQPHYNILVRATEFEILPMALAENIAVIPWSPLAGGILSGKYKSGIGKAERGTRVGDSSSPEMYRRYENEKTKKVLEELERISKEIGKTMAQISLNWLMRNPAVTSPIIGARTTDQLRENLGSTGWQLTKEQIEAINRVSFPEVSYPYDQRAEEQQTRDREIKE from the coding sequence ATGAAGAGCAAGAAACTAGGCAATACGGGAATTATCGTTAGTGAACTCTGTCTCGGGACAATGACTTTCGGCTGGCAGGCTGATGAGAGCAGTAGCCATAAAATACTTTCACAATTCTTTGAAAATGGAGGCAATTTCATAGATACTGCAGATGTCTATTCTGATGGCAAGTCTGAAGAAATCATAGGAAAGTGGCTAGAGGGGAATGATCGCGAAAATGTTATCCTTGCTACGAAATCGAGATTCAGGACCGGAGCTGGGAAAAACAGTGTGGGGCTTACAAGGAAGCACCTTTACTCCGGCGTTAAAGCCAGTTTGAAAAGGTTACATACTGACTATATAGACATACTTCAGACCCATGCATGGGATCCACTGACCCCATTGGAGGAAACTTTCGGGGCATTAAATTCACTTGTTGAAGAGGGACTCATAAGATACGTCGGGATAAGCAATTTCAGGGGATGGCAGTTTGAAAAGGCACTTCAGTTATGCAAATCCAAAGGTTGGAGCCTGCCCATAAGTATTCAACCCCACTATAACATCTTAGTGAGAGCGACTGAATTTGAAATATTGCCGATGGCTCTTGCCGAGAACATAGCAGTGATCCCATGGAGCCCACTTGCAGGTGGAATTCTAAGTGGAAAGTACAAGTCTGGTATAGGCAAAGCAGAAAGGGGAACAAGAGTCGGGGACTCGTCTTCCCCGGAAATGTACAGAAGATACGAGAATGAGAAAACAAAGAAGGTGCTTGAAGAGCTTGAAAGAATCTCCAAGGAAATAGGAAAGACAATGGCCCAGATATCACTTAACTGGCTCATGAGAAACCCAGCGGTCACTTCGCCAATAATCGGAGCCAGAACCACTGATCAATTGAGGGAAAACCTCGGATCTACGGGGTGGCAGTTGACAAAGGAGCAGATTGAAGCCATAAATCGAGTAAGCTTTCCTGAAGTCAGCTACCCCTATGACCAGAGGGCGGAGGAGCAGCAGACCAGAGACAGGGAGATCAAGGAATAA